One segment of Dolichospermum sp. DET69 DNA contains the following:
- a CDS encoding PspA/IM30 family protein translates to MKKAVYWIMGERAGRTIVGTWNWLWGMPVESGGKVAVAVAEESLQSMQEAVQKLAVAVAAQEGAYKTAKNKYETKIKEFKVLEQQAMIAQRGGNEEAARMAMAKAIQTEQILPKLEEMVKQAETAVKASKDKLNRERMKLESYKADMQNMKDMSEVNEALAMIAKVNNEFDIGSAKSDFEKAKGAVERRNLKTEALAELSENPAEKLQAEMENMTLDDEVARRLHRLQDSQPKQLPE, encoded by the coding sequence ATGAAAAAAGCTGTCTACTGGATAATGGGTGAAAGGGCAGGACGAACCATAGTTGGGACTTGGAACTGGTTATGGGGAATGCCTGTAGAGTCAGGTGGTAAGGTGGCTGTAGCCGTGGCTGAAGAATCTCTCCAGTCAATGCAAGAAGCCGTTCAGAAACTGGCTGTAGCGGTTGCGGCTCAAGAAGGGGCTTATAAAACTGCCAAGAATAAATATGAGACAAAAATTAAAGAATTTAAGGTTTTAGAGCAACAGGCAATGATTGCTCAACGTGGTGGTAATGAAGAAGCTGCACGAATGGCTATGGCTAAGGCCATTCAAACGGAGCAAATCTTGCCTAAACTAGAGGAAATGGTTAAACAGGCAGAAACTGCGGTCAAGGCTTCTAAGGATAAACTCAACCGTGAGCGCATGAAGTTAGAAAGCTACAAAGCTGATATGCAGAATATGAAAGATATGTCAGAGGTGAATGAAGCTTTGGCTATGATTGCTAAAGTTAATAATGAATTTGATATTGGTTCGGCTAAAAGTGACTTTGAAAAGGCTAAAGGTGCAGTTGAACGTCGGAATTTAAAGACAGAGGCTTTGGCCGAATTGTCAGAAAATCCTGCGGAAAAACTCCAAGCCGAAATGGAAAATATGACTTTGGACGACGAAGTTGCCCGTCGTTTGCACAGATTACAAGATTCTCAACCTAAACAACTACCAGAATAA
- a CDS encoding aspartate aminotransferase, producing MSLSWITPAERIRKLPPYVFARLDELKAKAREQGLDLIDLGMGNPDGPTPQPVIEAAIAALQNPANHGYPPFEGTASFRKAITQWYHRRYGVTLDPDSEALPLLGSKEGLGHLAIAYINPGDTVLVPSPSYPVHFRGPIIAGGVVHNLILKEENNWLIDLAAIPDEVARKAKILYFNYPSNPTAATAPREFFEEIVAFARKYEILLVHDLCYAELAFDGYQPTSLLEIPGAKEIGVEFHTLSKTYNMAGWRVGFVVGNRHVIQGLRTLKTNLDYGIFSALQTAAETALQLPDSYLHEVQQRYRTRRDFLIDGLGKLGWNIPKTEATMYLWIKCPVGMNSTDFALHVLQQTGVVLTPGNAFGVGGEGYVRISLIADCDRLGEALQRFKEAGICYQSEVSVSG from the coding sequence ATGAGTTTGAGTTGGATTACTCCCGCAGAACGGATCCGAAAATTGCCACCTTATGTGTTTGCCCGTTTGGATGAATTAAAGGCTAAGGCTAGAGAACAGGGACTAGATTTGATTGATTTGGGTATGGGAAATCCTGATGGTCCTACACCTCAACCTGTAATAGAAGCCGCAATAGCAGCTTTGCAAAATCCAGCTAATCACGGTTATCCACCTTTTGAAGGAACTGCTAGTTTCCGTAAAGCTATTACTCAATGGTATCATCGCCGTTATGGTGTGACACTTGATCCTGATAGTGAGGCTTTACCTTTACTGGGTTCTAAGGAAGGTTTGGGACATTTAGCGATCGCCTATATTAATCCTGGTGATACTGTATTAGTACCTTCACCATCTTACCCTGTGCATTTTCGTGGACCGATTATTGCTGGGGGAGTAGTTCACAATTTAATTCTTAAAGAAGAAAATAACTGGTTAATTGATTTAGCGGCTATTCCCGACGAAGTGGCTAGAAAAGCCAAAATCCTCTATTTTAATTATCCTAGTAATCCTACCGCAGCCACAGCCCCCCGTGAATTTTTTGAGGAAATTGTGGCGTTTGCACGGAAATATGAAATTCTTTTAGTCCATGATTTATGTTATGCAGAATTAGCTTTTGATGGTTATCAACCTACTAGCTTATTAGAAATTCCTGGTGCAAAGGAGATTGGTGTAGAGTTTCACACTCTCTCCAAAACCTATAATATGGCAGGTTGGCGCGTTGGGTTTGTAGTTGGCAACCGTCACGTTATCCAAGGTTTGCGGACACTAAAAACCAATTTAGATTATGGCATTTTTTCGGCTTTGCAAACTGCGGCAGAAACAGCTTTGCAACTTCCTGATAGTTATTTACATGAAGTGCAGCAACGTTACCGCACTCGTCGAGATTTTCTAATTGACGGTTTGGGTAAGTTGGGGTGGAATATTCCCAAAACTGAAGCAACTATGTATTTGTGGATAAAATGTCCTGTGGGGATGAATTCTACAGATTTTGCTTTGCACGTTCTCCAGCAAACGGGTGTGGTTCTGACTCCTGGTAATGCCTTTGGCGTAGGTGGTGAAGGCTATGTGAGAATTAGTTTAATTGCAGATTGCGATCGCTTGGGTGAAGCTTTACAAAGATTCAAGGAAGCTGGAATTTGCTATCAATCGGAAGTTTCTGTTTCTGGGTGA
- a CDS encoding iron-containing alcohol dehydrogenase family protein → MSNQHSTETLSTQTTSSFLSLSVSPGKVIRGGGVLSTVATEVAKLGSRPLIIAGNQTLNLSQESLQPLFQCQQLHPVLISYGADCCEASLKTLRKAAKEHKTDMIIGIGGGKALDTAKLVAHQLTLPVVTIPTSAATCAAWTALSNVYSETGAFLYDVALSRCPDLLILDYDLIQTAPQRTLVAGIGDAIAKWYEASVSSGHSEQTLIIAAVQQARVLRDILLQKSAAALQSPGSEIWQEVVDCTVLLAGVIGGLGGAQCRTVAAHAVHNGLTHISGHGSIHGEKVAYGILVQLRLEEMIQGNQLATSARQQLLKFYAEIGLPQKLADLGLGNITLVELQTAAEISLEPNSDIHRLPFTVAVEQLMAAMISTTAPSQLKIKN, encoded by the coding sequence ATGTCTAATCAACATTCTACTGAAACTTTATCTACTCAAACCACTAGCTCATTTTTGAGTTTGAGCGTTTCCCCTGGGAAGGTAATTCGCGGTGGGGGTGTGTTATCAACTGTTGCGACTGAAGTAGCTAAGTTGGGAAGTCGTCCGTTAATTATTGCTGGAAATCAGACTCTCAATCTTAGTCAGGAGAGTTTACAACCTCTTTTCCAATGTCAACAATTACATCCTGTCTTAATTTCTTATGGTGCTGATTGTTGTGAAGCTAGTCTGAAAACTTTACGCAAAGCCGCCAAGGAACATAAAACTGATATGATTATCGGTATTGGTGGTGGTAAAGCTTTAGATACGGCTAAATTAGTCGCTCATCAATTAACATTACCGGTTGTTACAATTCCCACTTCTGCGGCTACCTGTGCAGCCTGGACAGCCCTGTCTAATGTCTATTCGGAAACGGGGGCGTTTTTGTATGATGTGGCTTTGTCTCGCTGTCCTGATTTGCTGATTTTGGATTATGATTTAATTCAGACTGCACCCCAACGGACTTTAGTGGCAGGTATCGGAGATGCGATCGCTAAATGGTACGAAGCATCTGTGAGTAGTGGACACTCAGAACAGACTCTAATTATAGCCGCAGTCCAACAAGCGCGAGTTTTAAGAGATATTTTATTACAAAAGTCCGCCGCTGCGTTACAGTCTCCCGGTAGCGAAATTTGGCAAGAAGTTGTTGATTGTACTGTACTCCTAGCTGGGGTAATTGGGGGACTCGGTGGGGCGCAATGTCGCACAGTTGCGGCTCATGCAGTTCATAATGGCTTAACCCATATTTCTGGACATGGTAGCATTCACGGGGAAAAGGTCGCTTATGGTATCCTAGTACAACTGCGGTTAGAAGAAATGATCCAGGGAAATCAACTAGCAACGTCAGCAAGACAACAATTGTTGAAGTTCTATGCAGAGATTGGATTACCCCAAAAATTAGCAGATTTGGGATTAGGTAATATCACTCTGGTTGAGTTACAAACAGCAGCAGAAATTAGTTTAGAACCTAATTCTGATATCCATCGGTTACCGTTTACTGTAGCGGTGGAACAATTGATGGCCGCAATGATTTCTACTACTGCACCAAGTCAATTAAAAATTAAAAATTAA